The region GCTGAGCGATAGTGTGACCTTTGGCATGACTTGCACCATCTTTACCAAAAGCAAGATCTTGACCTATAAAAATAATATTTTTATGCCCTAAGACATACGCTAGCTGGTAAGCCATATTTGCACAACTATGTCCGACGCCAAGATATCCATATTTGTTGAGTCTAAACATTTTTTCTTCTTGTTGAGGCCTCATCGTAAGCACTAAACGTCTAGGTAATATATTTTTTACAGTTTGGCTGTGTGTCACTGAAGCTACAATAAAATTTATATCATCATCAAATCCAGGGTGCTTTTTTTCAAAAAATGTAGAAGTAGGTACCATTCGTTCAATTGATGTTACATAATCTGGCTTTATGTCATTTCTTGCGAGTATTGGATAGGATGCATCGACACTTATAATGCTTACATAAGGTGCAAATTTTTTAAGTGTTTCTAACTGTTTATCTAGGCTTGGACCTGTTGAAACAATGATTGCTGTATCCATAAGACCATGTCTTTTTTTAACTAAGTTTGTATAGCAGTAATTAGTAAGCATATGAGGTAGATTCTCGATATGCTGTTTTGTGCCTATTAGAAGATCATCTATGCTATTTCCATGGGAAACGACATTTTGAGAAAAGGCTCTTGTTATATCTTTATTTATTTTGATATAGTCATCTGCAAAATTATCATAATAGTTAGAGTGGATTATTAAGCTATAAGTTTTAGCATATATATCTAAATCACTATGCGACACAAGATAGTAAAACTGTACATATGCAGCAAATTCGGAATAAAAAAGAACAATTTGTTCATCTTTAAGCTCATCTGATATATCAATAATATTTAAAACAAGATGTATGATTTCAAGTTCTGGTTCTATGATAACAATTTTTTTATGAGTCTTGTTTTTTGCCAAAGCTTTATAAAATATACCAGTTCCTAAGCCATAAAAAAAAAGTCCTGGATATCTTTTATATTTTTTTTCTATATCATCAAGCATTTTACTAATTTCTTCAACCGGATCTTTATATATTGTTTCATTAGATTCTTTATTGATGATATTTATGCGTATTGGATCACTTTTATCTAGAACGATTTCGTATTTAGTTTGTATATTCATACCAAAAAGTCTAGCAGCCAAGACCTCATCTTGTTGAAATAGTGCTTGAAGATTTTTTTCAAAAATAGGGTTTGTTATCCCACTTAAATTTCTTTCTATTGTCTTTTTTTTATCCGACATGAATATCCTTAAAAAATATGCTAAGTATAGTATTAAAACACTAAAAATTTAAGCAAAAGCTGTGCCAAATTTAAAATTTATTTATCAAAGCTCTGCTCTTTCTAGCTTCTATTTCGTCAAAATTTCGTTATTGTTTAGGGTTTTTCGTAAAAAGTGGGAGATAAATTTAGCCTTTGCAAAGTCGCAAAGGCATGAAAATTACTTCAAAATTCTAGGCAGTGTGATGCCTTCTTGGGCTTGGTATTTGCCGTTTTTATCAGCATAAGTCACCTCGCAAGGCTCATCACCTTCGATAAATAGTACCTGTGCGATGCCCTCATTTGCGTAGATCTTCGCAGGAAGTGGCGTCGTGTTTGAGATCTCTATCGTGATATGCCCCTTAAATCCCGGCTCAAAAGGCGTCACATTTACGATGATGCCGCACCTTGCGTATGTGCTCTTGCCAAGGCAGATCGCTAGCACGTTATCAGGCATGTTGAAGTACTCGATCGTGCGTGCCAAAGCAAAAGAATTTGGCGGCACGATGCAGACATCGCCCTTAAAATCGACCACATTTTTCTCATCAAAATTCTTTGGATCAACGACGGTTCCGCCGATGTTTGTGAAAATTTTAAACTCATCGCCCACGCGGATATCATAGCCATAGCTAGAAACACCGTAACTAACGACGCCACGGCCCACTTGCTCCTCGGCAAATGGCACGATCATGTTCTTTTCAACCGACATTTTCCTTATCCAAGAGTCTGATTTTAAACCCATTTTTGCTCCTTTTTTGGGGCGATTATAACGCTTTGCGTCTTTAAAGTAAATTTAATGGCACTTTGCAATAAATTTTGAGAAAATCAGTATAATTTTGAGAGAAAAATTTAATAAAGGACAAAAATGCAAGAGAGAAACGCTGAAATTTTCACAGGAGAACGAGCGATGTTTGGGGCAAAGGGGATAAATTTTATTAACTGCATCTTTAAAGATGGCGAGTCACCGCTAAAACACAGCTCAAATTTAAAGCTAAATGAGTGCGTTTTTGCCTACAAATATCCACTTTGGTACGCAAGCGACATCACGCTAAATGGCGGATACTTGGAGCCTCTAGCAAGGGCTGGCATGTGGTACAGTACAAATTTAAGCTTCAAAGACGTGCTCATAAATGCGCCAAAAAGTTTTAGAAAAAGCTCGCAAATTTCACTTGAAAATGTAAATTTCTCAGATGCCGCCGAGACACTTTGGGGGTGCGTGGACGTGAAGATAAAAAACGTCTTTGCAAAAGGGGATTACTTCGGGGCAAATAGTGAAAATTTAGAGGTTGATGGGCTAAATTTAGACGGCAACTACTGCTTTGATAGTTGCAAAAATCTTCGCATCACAAACTCAAAACTCATCTCAAAAGATGCCTTTTGGAACTGCGAAAACGTGGTCGCGCAAAACTGCCTCATCTCAGGCGAGTACCTAGCCTGGAACGCGAAAAATGTGACACTCATAAACTGCACGATAAAGAGCTTGCAAGCGCTTTGCTACGTGGAAAATTTGGTCGTGAAAGATTGCATTTTTATGGATACGAGTCTTGCGTTTGAATATTCAAGTGTCGATGTAAGCACAAGCGGAGCGATAAAAAGCATAAAAAATCCAAAAAGTGGCGTGATAAGAGCAGCAAAGATAGATGAGATCATCATCGATGAAAGTTTAGTTGATACTAAAGGTATTAAGATAATTATTACTGAAAAATAACTTAGCAAAAAAGAGTAGCTTTGAGTTCTCGTTTTTGCTTCATAAAAAAATTTTTTATCTAATTTTCGCTACAATTAGACGCTTATATAAAAATTTAGGAGAAATTTCTATGAAAAAAGAAGATATAAAAGAGCTTATCGAATTTTTTAATGATATGGAGATGAATCATATCAAAATAAAAAGTGGTGATTTTGAGGTAGAGCTTGAAAAATTTTCAGATTATTGCGCGCCTGCTAAACCAGCAGCACAAGCACCAGCTCCAGCACCTGTAAATGTAGTCGTTAATTCAGAGGTAAAACCAGCTGCAAACTCGCCAAAAGATAGCATAAAATCTCCTATGGTAGGTACTTTCTATGCTGCTCCAAGCCCAGGTGCTGCTCCATTTGTAAAAGTAGGTCAAAGAGTAAGAAAAGGCGATGTAGTAGGTATCATCGAGGCTATGAAGATCATGAACGAGATCGAGGCTGAGTTTGACTGCCAGATCACTGAGATGCTAGTCTCTGACGGACAGCCAGTTGAGTTTGGATTGCCGTTATTTGGCGTGGAGAAAAATTAATGGAATTAAAAAGAATTTTAATCGCAAACCGAGGCGAAATCGCTCTTCGTGCTTTGCGAACGATAAAGGAGATGGGTAAAGAAGCCGTTGTAGTTTATTCAACCGCTGATAAAGACGCACTTTATGTAAAATACGCCGACGTGGCCATTTGCATCGGTAAAGAGCGCTCAAGCGATAGCTATCTAAATATCCCAGCTATCATAAGTGCAGCTGAGATCAGCGAAGCAGACGCTATTTTTCCTGGATATGGCTTTTTAAGTGAAAATCAAAATTTTGTTGAAATTTGCTCACATCACAAGATCAAATTTATAGGACCAAGTGTCGCTGCGATGGCTTTGATGAGCGATAAAAGTAAGGCAAAGCAAGTCATGCAAAGAGCTGGCGTACCAGTCATTCCCGGCTCAGACGGCGCTGTGGCTGACACAAAAGCTGCAAAAGAGCTAGCTAAAAAGATCGGCTATCCAGTCATTTTAAAAGCTGCTGCAGGTGGTGGCGGACGTGGTATGCGCGTGGTTGAAAAAGAGGCTGATTTAGAAAAAGCATTTTGGTCTGCTGAGAGCGAGGCGATGAGTGCATTTGGCGATGGCACAATGTATATGGAAAAATATATCCTAAACCCACGCCACATCGAAGTTCAAGTAATTGGCGATAGCCATGGCAATGTACTTCACATCGGCGAGCGTGACTGCTCGATGCAGCGTCGCCACCAAAAGCTGATCGAAGAAAGTCCAGCTATTTTACTTGATGAAAAAACAAGAGAGAGACTTCACGAAACAGCCATAAAAGCGGCAAAAGCGATTGGTTACGAGGGAGCTGGTACGTTTGAGTTTTTAGTTGATAAAAATTTAGACTTTTATTTCATTGAGATGAATACAAGACTTCAAGTTGAGCACACAGTGAGCGAAATGGTAAGCGGACTTGATATCATCGAGCTTATGATAAAAGTGGCTGAAGGCGAGGCACTACCATCACAAGAGAGCATCGAGCTAAAAGGTCATGCGATCGAGTGTAGGATAACAGCTGAAGATCCAAATACATTTACGCCGTGTCCTGGTAAGATCACAAAATATGTCTGCCCAGGTGGCCGCAATGTAAGAATGGATAGCCATATCTATCAAGATTATTCTATACCGCCGTATTACGATAGTATGATTGGCAAACTGGTAGTTTGGGATACTGATAGAAATAGAGCGATCCATAAGATGAAAGTAGCTCTTGATCAACTCATAATAAATGGCATCAAAACAACAAAAGATTTTCACATCGCTATGATGGAAAACAAAGACTTTTTAAACAATAACTACGATACAAATTATCTTTCAAGACACTAAATTTTTAAGTCAGGATTTGCAAAAAGCAGATCTTGGCTTAAATATATTAAATTTTTTTAAGTTTATCTTAGGGGAAGCATGGTAAACAAAATCAAAGATCAAAATACAAAATTTTTCTCAAATGCTGATCTTGCGAAGCTATTTTTCCCTATTGCGGTTGAGCAGTTTTTAGAGTATAGCCTAGGGCTTGCAAACTCGCTAATGGCAGCAAGTGTTAGTGAAAGCGCTGTAAGTGCGATTAGTCTTGTAGAATTTGTCATGGCGCTATTTATTAGCATATTTACTGCTATCGCTACTGGCGGCTCAGTGGTTGCTAGCCAGTATCTTGGTAATAAACAAAGTGGCAACGCCAAAATCACAGCAAATCAGCTCGTTTGGTTTAGTTTTATCTTTGCCCTTTTTATCGCAGCGGTCATCATAGTTTTAAAAGATATTATCCTAGATTATGTCTTTGGCGATATTGGCGAGCAAGTAAGGCATGATGCTAGCCACTATCTTGTTTTCTCGGCCATTTCTGCGCCATTTTTGGCTGTCTATGCAGCAGCTGCGGCGATCTTTCGCACAATGTCAAACGCAAAGCTTCCTATGTATATTATGGCGGCTGCAAATTTATTAAATGTACTTCTAACTGCCATTAGTATTTATACATTTCATACTGATATTTTAGGTATCGCCATCAGTACGCTTATAGCTAAGGTGCTTGCTTGCTTTGTCATAGTCTATCTACTCCTTGATATAAAGCTAAAACTTCACATAAGAAAGAGCTTTATCTATAAATTTGACTACGAGATCATCAAGAAAATTTTAAATATCGGAGTGCCTTATGGTTTTGAAAATTCGATGTTTTACGTAGGGCGCATCATCGTTTTGAGCCTTGTTTCACTCTTTGGTACAGCAAGTATCGCTGCAAATGCCGTGGGAGGGACGATCGTGATGTTTCAAGTTCTTCCTGGTATGGCGATAGGTACAGGGCTTAGTGTGGTTATCTCAAGGTGCGTTGGCGCAAACGACTTTGCTCAGGCTAAATTTTACGTAAGAAAATCGATGATAAGCATCTATATTGTCCAGCTTTTTAGCACAGCTGTGATTTTACTACTTCTTGAGCCACTACTTAGGGTTTATAATCTCTCAAGCGAAGCCATAAATTTAACAAGACAGATCGTTTGGTATCACGGTATCGCGATGTGCCTTATCTGGCCGCTTGCCTACACATATCCGACCGTTTTTCGAGCAGCTGGGGATGCTAAATATCCTATGATTGTAAATTTAGTTTGTATGTTTGCTTGTAGAGTCATCTTGGCCTATGTCTTTGCACTCACATTTGATCTTGGCATGATAGGTACTTGGTTTGCAATGTTTGCTGACTGGGCTGTAAAGGCGGTGCTTTTTACGATTAGATACCTAAAAGGCACATGGATGAAATTTAAAGCTATTTAAAAAGAAATTTAGTAATATACAAGCGA is a window of Campylobacter concisus DNA encoding:
- a CDS encoding MATE family efflux transporter, with the translated sequence MVNKIKDQNTKFFSNADLAKLFFPIAVEQFLEYSLGLANSLMAASVSESAVSAISLVEFVMALFISIFTAIATGGSVVASQYLGNKQSGNAKITANQLVWFSFIFALFIAAVIIVLKDIILDYVFGDIGEQVRHDASHYLVFSAISAPFLAVYAAAAAIFRTMSNAKLPMYIMAAANLLNVLLTAISIYTFHTDILGIAISTLIAKVLACFVIVYLLLDIKLKLHIRKSFIYKFDYEIIKKILNIGVPYGFENSMFYVGRIIVLSLVSLFGTASIAANAVGGTIVMFQVLPGMAIGTGLSVVISRCVGANDFAQAKFYVRKSMISIYIVQLFSTAVILLLLEPLLRVYNLSSEAINLTRQIVWYHGIAMCLIWPLAYTYPTVFRAAGDAKYPMIVNLVCMFACRVILAYVFALTFDLGMIGTWFAMFADWAVKAVLFTIRYLKGTWMKFKAI
- the accB gene encoding acetyl-CoA carboxylase biotin carboxyl carrier protein translates to MKKEDIKELIEFFNDMEMNHIKIKSGDFEVELEKFSDYCAPAKPAAQAPAPAPVNVVVNSEVKPAANSPKDSIKSPMVGTFYAAPSPGAAPFVKVGQRVRKGDVVGIIEAMKIMNEIEAEFDCQITEMLVSDGQPVEFGLPLFGVEKN
- a CDS encoding DUF3737 family protein; the encoded protein is MQERNAEIFTGERAMFGAKGINFINCIFKDGESPLKHSSNLKLNECVFAYKYPLWYASDITLNGGYLEPLARAGMWYSTNLSFKDVLINAPKSFRKSSQISLENVNFSDAAETLWGCVDVKIKNVFAKGDYFGANSENLEVDGLNLDGNYCFDSCKNLRITNSKLISKDAFWNCENVVAQNCLISGEYLAWNAKNVTLINCTIKSLQALCYVENLVVKDCIFMDTSLAFEYSSVDVSTSGAIKSIKNPKSGVIRAAKIDEIIIDESLVDTKGIKIIITEK
- the dcd gene encoding dCTP deaminase, yielding MGLKSDSWIRKMSVEKNMIVPFAEEQVGRGVVSYGVSSYGYDIRVGDEFKIFTNIGGTVVDPKNFDEKNVVDFKGDVCIVPPNSFALARTIEYFNMPDNVLAICLGKSTYARCGIIVNVTPFEPGFKGHITIEISNTTPLPAKIYANEGIAQVLFIEGDEPCEVTYADKNGKYQAQEGITLPRILK
- a CDS encoding acetyl-CoA carboxylase biotin carboxylase subunit, which encodes MELKRILIANRGEIALRALRTIKEMGKEAVVVYSTADKDALYVKYADVAICIGKERSSDSYLNIPAIISAAEISEADAIFPGYGFLSENQNFVEICSHHKIKFIGPSVAAMALMSDKSKAKQVMQRAGVPVIPGSDGAVADTKAAKELAKKIGYPVILKAAAGGGGRGMRVVEKEADLEKAFWSAESEAMSAFGDGTMYMEKYILNPRHIEVQVIGDSHGNVLHIGERDCSMQRRHQKLIEESPAILLDEKTRERLHETAIKAAKAIGYEGAGTFEFLVDKNLDFYFIEMNTRLQVEHTVSEMVSGLDIIELMIKVAEGEALPSQESIELKGHAIECRITAEDPNTFTPCPGKITKYVCPGGRNVRMDSHIYQDYSIPPYYDSMIGKLVVWDTDRNRAIHKMKVALDQLIINGIKTTKDFHIAMMENKDFLNNNYDTNYLSRH
- a CDS encoding 6-hydroxymethylpterin diphosphokinase MptE-like protein; protein product: MSDKKKTIERNLSGITNPIFEKNLQALFQQDEVLAARLFGMNIQTKYEIVLDKSDPIRINIINKESNETIYKDPVEEISKMLDDIEKKYKRYPGLFFYGLGTGIFYKALAKNKTHKKIVIIEPELEIIHLVLNIIDISDELKDEQIVLFYSEFAAYVQFYYLVSHSDLDIYAKTYSLIIHSNYYDNFADDYIKINKDITRAFSQNVVSHGNSIDDLLIGTKQHIENLPHMLTNYCYTNLVKKRHGLMDTAIIVSTGPSLDKQLETLKKFAPYVSIISVDASYPILARNDIKPDYVTSIERMVPTSTFFEKKHPGFDDDINFIVASVTHSQTVKNILPRRLVLTMRPQQEEKMFRLNKYGYLGVGHSCANMAYQLAYVLGHKNIIFIGQDLAFGKDGASHAKGHTIAQPDENLYTTAYGGEGEVRTTYVWMLFKNQFENDIKQAKLEDIKSYNCTEGGARINGAIEKPFLEVMNELCKGKKVKNLPNIKKDSDKVANKNLLKAYEVIQNKIRVQTQAKEKIEKVFLELTPKIDNFMLLRDKNEINTKHFKQLVGISNKIDKLKNCISHKKYMRYIENIFAISTYYQELELAKVSVAPSDTDEEKTNKLVEWIEFHKYWLFSAAGGINADIETTKEASKPLIKELKKRGIFPKKD